One Solibacillus sp. FSL R7-0668 genomic region harbors:
- a CDS encoding sensor histidine kinase: MYYLHQNMIDNKIEEEFSLLLANGANHRDVLMEHYSDTTIKHIVLMEKNGNREVMILDKTGTIIGSSDKSYMLQEEYQLFVDDFNRDKDEILVSDWRNLPYIVSVHPYKVESNQSGFVLMFQSTNSINQMVEDMNMHFVISGIIGLIVLFLVYALLSKVLTRPLIRMKEATEKLSKGDFEVNLPRLGNDELGDLSKSIHKLAKDLERLKKERNEFLASIAHELNTPLTYLIGYSKVAIREELSEGERKYYLKIIGEESDRMKDLMKNLLDLARMDENSFTVSKEHFFAKPFLESIYKFVLPSFDIKEIKLNLVCESNFQIYADSIRLEQVILNLLDNALKYSSENSEVVLNAYEKDGKTVISVTDTGIGIPSDEIEYIFEKLYRVEKSRSRAYGGSGIGLAVVKELVEAHGGTIEVKSKIGQGSTFKIII; encoded by the coding sequence ATGTATTACCTTCATCAAAATATGATTGATAATAAAATAGAAGAAGAGTTTTCGTTGTTATTAGCAAATGGTGCAAATCACCGAGACGTGCTAATGGAACATTATTCAGATACAACGATAAAACATATCGTGTTGATGGAAAAGAATGGAAATCGAGAGGTAATGATATTAGACAAAACAGGTACCATTATTGGTAGTTCCGATAAATCCTATATGTTGCAAGAAGAGTATCAACTTTTTGTAGATGATTTTAATAGGGATAAAGATGAAATATTAGTTTCAGATTGGAGAAATCTACCGTACATTGTTAGCGTACATCCTTACAAAGTTGAGAGCAATCAATCAGGTTTTGTCCTTATGTTTCAAAGTACAAATTCAATTAATCAAATGGTAGAAGATATGAATATGCATTTTGTCATATCAGGCATTATAGGTTTGATTGTTTTATTTCTTGTGTATGCCTTACTATCTAAAGTTCTAACTAGACCGTTAATCCGAATGAAAGAAGCAACTGAGAAATTAAGTAAAGGTGATTTTGAAGTAAATTTACCGCGTTTAGGAAATGATGAACTAGGTGATTTATCAAAATCCATTCATAAATTAGCAAAAGACTTAGAACGCTTAAAGAAAGAAAGAAATGAATTCCTAGCTTCTATTGCTCATGAATTAAATACACCGTTAACATATTTGATAGGGTATTCGAAAGTTGCAATAAGAGAAGAATTGAGTGAAGGGGAACGTAAATATTATCTGAAAATTATTGGTGAAGAATCCGATCGAATGAAGGATCTAATGAAGAATTTATTAGATTTGGCTAGAATGGATGAAAACTCCTTCACCGTTTCTAAAGAACATTTTTTTGCCAAACCATTTTTAGAAAGTATTTACAAGTTTGTTCTTCCTTCGTTTGATATAAAAGAAATAAAACTAAATCTTGTTTGTGAAAGCAACTTTCAAATATATGCTGATTCTATTCGATTAGAACAAGTTATTCTAAATTTATTGGATAATGCCTTAAAGTATTCTAGTGAAAATTCAGAAGTCGTTTTAAACGCATATGAAAAGGATGGCAAAACAGTTATTTCTGTAACTGACACTGGTATTGGGATTCCATCAGATGAAATAGAGTATATTTTTGAAAAATTATATCGAGTTGAAAAATCAAGGTCACGTGCATACGGCGGCTCAGGAATTGGTCTCGCTGTTGTGAAAGAGTTAGTAGAGGCGCACGGAGGGACCATCGAGGTTAAAAGCAAAATAGGGCAAGGAAGTACATTTAAAATAATAATATAA
- a CDS encoding response regulator transcription factor, with protein MQTVLLVDDEQRMLDLVELFLIPQGFECIKETSGKNALEILKKEKVNLVILDVMMPEMDGWEVCKKIREFSQVPIIMLTARSDKQNLVKGLNIGADDYLSKPFDEGELIARVNAILRRFSEEEKGNNANIVYNKFFLDTEKYSLHYGNLKAQLTLKEFYIVKALISRPSKIYIREELLNAAWDYETETDIRTVDSHIRNLRDKLKKAGFPTNEFLKTAWGIGYKWN; from the coding sequence ATGCAAACCGTTCTTTTAGTGGATGATGAACAAAGGATGTTAGATCTAGTTGAATTATTTCTAATCCCACAAGGGTTTGAATGTATAAAAGAAACAAGCGGAAAAAATGCTTTAGAAATACTAAAAAAAGAAAAAGTAAATTTAGTTATTTTAGATGTAATGATGCCCGAAATGGATGGATGGGAAGTTTGTAAAAAGATACGTGAGTTTTCACAAGTCCCTATAATTATGCTTACTGCAAGATCAGATAAACAAAATTTAGTAAAGGGATTAAACATCGGTGCTGACGATTATCTCTCTAAACCATTTGATGAGGGAGAATTGATTGCGAGAGTAAATGCGATTTTACGGAGATTTTCGGAAGAAGAAAAAGGTAATAATGCAAATATTGTTTACAATAAGTTTTTTTTAGATACGGAAAAGTACTCCTTACATTACGGAAATTTGAAAGCCCAGCTCACATTAAAAGAATTTTATATTGTGAAAGCGCTAATTTCTAGACCTTCTAAAATTTATATTCGTGAAGAATTGCTCAATGCTGCTTGGGATTATGAAACAGAAACAGATATACGAACAGTTGATTCACATATTCGGAATTTGAGGGATAAATTAAAAAAAGCAGGCTTTCCTACAAATGAATTTCTAAAGACGGCCTGGGGGATCGGTTATAAATGGAATTAA
- a CDS encoding CueP family metal-binding protein codes for MKLKMLISTIFVVVLLVGCSEENKIEVNSSIKKETREIKELVEDYSARTITAKSASITSKQLLVTDNNGNEQAYELPKDEFFVSIAPYINETHPCENHSLTGCQGEMVSEQFDVYIEDTEGNVLVDDTLKTEANGFIDLWLPRQQSFQIKIEHQGKTVESEFSTFENDGTCITTMQLI; via the coding sequence ATGAAATTAAAAATGCTTATTAGTACTATTTTTGTAGTTGTTCTACTGGTAGGTTGTAGTGAAGAAAATAAGATTGAGGTAAACAGTTCCATAAAAAAAGAAACTCGAGAGATTAAGGAATTAGTAGAAGATTATAGTGCACGAACTATTACAGCTAAGTCCGCTTCTATAACATCCAAACAACTATTGGTGACAGATAATAATGGAAATGAGCAAGCTTATGAACTTCCGAAAGATGAATTTTTTGTTTCAATTGCCCCTTACATAAACGAAACACATCCTTGCGAAAACCACAGTTTAACCGGATGCCAGGGTGAAATGGTGAGTGAACAGTTCGATGTATACATTGAGGATACTGAAGGTAATGTCCTAGTAGATGACACATTAAAAACAGAAGCAAATGGGTTTATTGATTTATGGTTACCCCGTCAACAATCGTTTCAAATAAAAATTGAGCATCAAGGAAAAACGGTTGAATCCGAATTTTCTACATTTGAAAATGACGGTACTTGTATCACAACAATGCAATTAATTTAG
- a CDS encoding F510_1955 family glycosylhydrolase, giving the protein MKKFKLFIGILSAIAILTACNSEDKYSFEEVKNSQIDHVHGLGYTNGGEEFVVATHYGLYQYGNDGWQEANSEKHDYMGFSAVREGFYASGHPEKGSKLKNPLGLIKSTDRGATLEQLAFYGEIDFHYLTAGYDSNAVYVFNETPTEKLKGGLNYSLDEGKTWTQATMNGLSTTYISNFAAHPSKEELLLVGSKEGIYISTDYGQNFSILNSNQMVTYVTLNEAAGYYTNFDNNKVHLKSFSLEKGSEKNIELPEEIMTDPIIFIALNPNNEKEIVIITNNLNIYQSKDQGLTWDNLAFNGKLTSNN; this is encoded by the coding sequence GTGAAAAAATTTAAGCTTTTTATTGGAATACTATCAGCCATTGCAATTTTAACAGCTTGTAACTCTGAAGATAAATACTCTTTTGAGGAAGTGAAAAATAGTCAAATTGACCATGTACATGGTTTAGGCTATACAAATGGAGGAGAAGAGTTCGTCGTTGCCACCCATTATGGTTTATACCAGTACGGGAATGATGGTTGGCAAGAAGCTAATAGTGAAAAACATGATTATATGGGCTTTTCTGCTGTACGAGAGGGATTTTATGCAAGTGGGCATCCAGAGAAAGGATCAAAACTTAAAAATCCATTGGGACTTATTAAAAGCACAGATAGAGGTGCAACTTTAGAACAATTAGCTTTTTATGGAGAAATTGATTTTCATTACTTAACTGCGGGATATGATTCGAATGCTGTCTATGTATTCAATGAGACACCCACTGAAAAATTAAAGGGTGGATTAAATTATTCTCTAGATGAGGGAAAAACTTGGACCCAAGCAACAATGAATGGTCTTAGTACAACTTATATATCAAATTTTGCTGCACACCCATCAAAAGAAGAATTACTCTTAGTAGGTAGTAAAGAGGGCATATATATTTCAACCGATTATGGACAAAACTTTTCAATATTAAATTCAAATCAGATGGTCACGTACGTTACATTAAATGAGGCTGCCGGATATTATACAAATTTTGATAATAACAAAGTACATCTAAAGTCTTTTTCTTTAGAGAAGGGTTCAGAAAAGAATATAGAATTACCTGAAGAAATAATGACAGACCCTATTATCTTTATCGCCCTAAATCCTAATAATGAAAAAGAGATTGTTATAATTACAAATAATTTAAATATATACCAATCTAAAGATCAAGGATTAACTTGGGACAATCTAGCTTTCAATGGTAAATTAACTTCCAATAACTAA
- a CDS encoding urease accessory protein UreH domain-containing protein: MYSFLSQISQIISDPVSTFLHSYDHSPIFIALLLGLIGAVAPCQLTGNISAITLYGNRTIQMNNSWGVITSFIIGKVMVYSAIGLLAWFFGQSFETKMTEYFPLFRKIIGPLLIITGLVLVGFLKFQFLDRLTLHIPESLKKGKVGSFLLGASFAIAFCPTMFVLFFVWLMPTVVSTSYGLVLPAIFGIATSIPLIIILGLIWYFDVKGLIMKKSMKVGRVIQRIAGFMLIFIGFLDTITYWGF; this comes from the coding sequence ATGTATAGTTTTTTGTCTCAAATAAGTCAAATAATAAGTGACCCAGTCTCTACTTTTTTACATTCATATGATCATTCACCAATTTTTATAGCTCTTCTTCTAGGGTTAATTGGCGCTGTTGCACCATGTCAGTTGACAGGAAACATTAGTGCAATAACCCTTTATGGAAACCGAACGATTCAAATGAACAATAGTTGGGGGGTAATTACCTCTTTCATTATTGGGAAAGTAATGGTCTATAGCGCAATCGGATTATTAGCATGGTTTTTCGGACAATCGTTTGAAACAAAAATGACGGAGTACTTTCCATTATTCCGTAAAATAATTGGTCCTTTATTAATTATTACTGGACTTGTCCTGGTAGGGTTTTTAAAGTTCCAATTTTTAGATCGCTTAACTCTTCATATTCCAGAAAGTTTGAAAAAGGGAAAGGTAGGCTCATTCCTTTTAGGAGCAAGTTTTGCCATTGCATTTTGTCCAACAATGTTTGTCCTCTTTTTCGTTTGGTTAATGCCTACGGTAGTGTCGACTTCTTACGGGCTAGTGCTCCCTGCAATATTTGGGATTGCAACATCTATTCCTCTTATTATTATCTTAGGGCTAATATGGTATTTTGATGTAAAAGGCTTAATCATGAAAAAGAGCATGAAGGTTGGAAGAGTCATTCAAAGGATTGCTGGATTTATGCTAATTTTCATTGGCTTCCTTGATACAATTACTTATTGGGGATTTTAA
- a CDS encoding C40 family peptidase → MKKKWLLPIFASFMIFTSVGAHNTEAAAVSDLTTTAKNYLGAPYKLGGTNINTGVDCSAYTQLVFSNLSISLDRTSKAQYQQGTSVSKSELVAGDLVFFNTFGSGVSHVGIYIGSGKFISATPSSGVKIDKINDPYYWGSRYIGAKRVADFTTEEKGEVKNAEIDFSVYASRGEVALQLAKALGLNISETSSSFTDVKPASEYAGAVTVLNKLGIFSGDANGKFNPASPITRVQLAKVLVEAFNLKQQGDVKNFSDVSTSHWASDYVAILASNQITNGKDNGEFGVNDKVTLKHLDVFLNRLTK, encoded by the coding sequence TTGAAGAAAAAATGGTTACTACCAATTTTTGCATCCTTCATGATTTTCACAAGTGTAGGTGCACATAATACAGAAGCAGCAGCAGTATCTGACTTAACAACTACTGCAAAAAATTATCTTGGTGCTCCCTATAAACTGGGAGGAACAAATATAAATACAGGTGTTGATTGTTCGGCCTATACACAATTAGTATTTTCAAATTTGAGTATTTCCTTAGACCGAACTTCAAAAGCACAATATCAACAAGGTACTTCTGTTTCAAAGAGCGAATTAGTCGCTGGCGATCTCGTATTTTTTAATACTTTCGGTTCAGGTGTTTCTCATGTTGGAATATACATAGGAAGTGGCAAATTTATATCAGCAACACCAAGCTCGGGTGTTAAGATAGATAAAATAAACGACCCTTATTACTGGGGATCTCGTTACATTGGAGCCAAACGTGTTGCAGATTTCACAACTGAAGAAAAAGGTGAAGTTAAAAATGCTGAAATTGACTTCAGTGTTTATGCATCTCGTGGTGAAGTAGCTCTTCAACTTGCAAAAGCATTAGGATTAAATATCTCTGAGACAAGTTCATCATTCACAGATGTAAAACCAGCTTCTGAATATGCAGGTGCTGTAACAGTATTAAACAAGCTAGGTATATTTAGTGGTGATGCGAACGGTAAATTTAATCCTGCATCCCCTATTACACGTGTACAGCTTGCAAAAGTTTTAGTAGAGGCTTTCAATCTAAAACAACAAGGTGATGTTAAAAACTTCTCAGATGTTTCAACATCTCATTGGGCAAGTGATTATGTAGCAATTTTAGCTTCAAATCAGATTACAAATGGTAAAGATAATGGAGAATTTGGTGTAAACGATAAGGTGACTTTAAAACATTTAGATGTTTTTTTAAATCGTTTAACTAAATAA
- a CDS encoding plastocyanin/azurin family copper-binding protein, with amino-acid sequence MAFYQIFILASLTVLTILVLLISRNAKKQINSMQCMMITMFFSMNTGLTVGILFGASFQGDLFFSTILACLIGSVVGLLIGMNYSLLSVLEGIMTGLMSGMMGAMLGEMINEDQSIYLVRIFLFLSISTLFLFAILPRKNGKEYLQSRVAILKPLLIGIFITAYFLGGVTFAEKQVKIKEPLIHNNHSQPKTEDKQAIDSRDITIQTINMKYSSTEIVLEKGQQVNLILSNQDNVEHDIEVIIPNFNDDSQLEHKHRAQDNLIHLHAKPKETQRIGFTPTMTGSFEFICTVPGHKESGMVGKIVVK; translated from the coding sequence ATGGCATTTTATCAAATATTCATTTTAGCCTCACTGACAGTACTAACAATTTTGGTATTGCTGATATCTAGAAATGCAAAAAAACAAATTAATTCGATGCAATGCATGATGATAACAATGTTTTTTAGTATGAACACTGGTTTAACAGTAGGGATCCTCTTTGGTGCTTCATTTCAAGGTGATTTATTTTTTTCAACAATATTAGCTTGCCTAATAGGTTCTGTTGTAGGGTTATTAATTGGTATGAACTATAGTTTGCTATCTGTATTAGAGGGCATAATGACTGGATTAATGAGTGGCATGATGGGTGCAATGTTAGGAGAAATGATAAATGAAGATCAGTCAATTTATTTAGTGAGAATTTTCCTCTTCTTATCAATTTCAACACTCTTTTTATTTGCTATTCTTCCAAGAAAAAATGGTAAAGAATACTTGCAAAGCAGAGTGGCAATTTTAAAACCTTTATTAATTGGAATATTTATTACAGCTTATTTTTTGGGAGGGGTAACATTTGCAGAGAAACAGGTCAAAATTAAAGAGCCATTAATACATAACAACCATTCACAGCCCAAAACAGAGGACAAACAGGCCATAGATTCGAGGGATATTACTATTCAGACTATTAATATGAAATATTCCTCAACAGAAATTGTATTAGAAAAGGGTCAACAAGTAAATCTAATACTAAGCAATCAAGATAATGTAGAACATGATATCGAAGTGATAATTCCAAATTTTAACGATGACTCTCAATTGGAGCATAAACATCGTGCGCAAGATAATTTGATTCATTTACACGCAAAGCCTAAAGAAACACAGAGAATAGGTTTTACTCCAACAATGACTGGTTCATTCGAATTTATTTGTACAGTTCCTGGGCATAAAGAGTCGGGGATGGTTGGGAAAATAGTAGTGAAATAA
- a CDS encoding methyl-accepting chemotaxis protein, whose protein sequence is MKKTKKFIFPKISIFRRLTIKISFAIIISLLISMTLTNYITSFLSHDIQFNYGVYISTAINLVFTTVIAGVCIHWLVISPLKMLLSLTKKVSEGELNVTIPKGSRDEIGQLLDSFEVMIRNLRGIVGEINDSSGVIFTSVEKLAKHSNETDQLTQNISKSIQEVAIDTESQTNSLEKIASSIGKVNNGIKNIFKNTEKLSNLSQQTTVFASDGERTVDNAVNQMELIQNSVSESDNSIQHLSNNSKEIAQILNVITSIADQTNLLALNAAIEAARAGEAGKGFAVVAEEVRKLAIQSNDSIGQIGLLIKQIQNATETSVFTMDTVIDEVKEGIKIINDTKKKFTIISQSTIDMNLEMDDILNAARGMSLHVDEITNAIEQISTVARKNTENSNHVSTSSKEQLIAMNKLSELSFGLSKIANNLSVMTQKFDV, encoded by the coding sequence TTGAAGAAAACAAAAAAATTTATTTTCCCAAAAATAAGTATTTTTCGTAGATTAACTATTAAAATTTCATTTGCAATAATCATTTCCTTATTAATTAGTATGACATTGACAAACTATATCACATCCTTTTTGAGTCATGATATTCAGTTTAACTATGGTGTGTATATAAGTACTGCTATTAATCTTGTATTTACTACTGTAATAGCAGGAGTTTGCATTCATTGGTTAGTTATTTCTCCATTAAAAATGTTACTTTCCTTAACAAAGAAAGTTTCAGAAGGGGAGTTAAATGTTACGATTCCAAAAGGTTCAAGAGATGAGATAGGACAATTATTGGATTCCTTCGAAGTAATGATTAGGAATTTAAGGGGTATTGTAGGTGAGATTAATGACTCATCAGGAGTAATATTCACATCTGTTGAAAAGTTAGCTAAACATTCGAATGAAACAGACCAACTCACTCAAAATATTTCAAAGTCAATACAAGAAGTGGCCATAGATACAGAAAGCCAAACTAATAGTTTAGAGAAAATTGCTTCTTCAATTGGAAAAGTGAATAATGGCATAAAAAACATCTTTAAAAATACCGAAAAATTATCTAATCTTTCTCAACAAACAACGGTTTTTGCAAGTGATGGCGAACGCACAGTAGATAATGCAGTAAATCAGATGGAGTTAATTCAAAATTCTGTTAGTGAATCGGATAATTCAATTCAGCATCTTTCTAATAATTCAAAAGAAATTGCCCAAATTCTTAATGTAATTACTAGTATAGCCGATCAGACTAACTTACTTGCATTAAATGCTGCTATAGAGGCAGCTCGGGCTGGTGAAGCGGGGAAAGGATTTGCTGTAGTTGCAGAGGAAGTTAGAAAACTTGCAATACAATCTAATGATTCAATCGGACAAATTGGATTGTTGATAAAACAAATTCAGAATGCTACTGAGACATCCGTTTTTACAATGGACACAGTAATTGATGAAGTTAAAGAAGGTATCAAAATAATAAATGATACAAAAAAGAAATTTACTATTATCTCTCAGTCTACAATAGATATGAACCTTGAAATGGACGATATTTTAAATGCAGCAAGGGGAATGTCGTTACACGTAGATGAAATCACTAATGCAATAGAACAAATTTCAACTGTTGCTAGAAAAAATACTGAAAATTCTAATCATGTCTCTACTTCAAGCAAAGAACAATTAATAGCAATGAATAAATTATCTGAATTATCCTTTGGGTTATCGAAGATTGCAAATAATTTGAGTGTAATGACCCAAAAGTTTGATGTTTAA
- a CDS encoding copper-translocating P-type ATPase, which produces MEKSNKGENNHSQHDQYHHSKHTPEHHEHKRNEGHTDHDHGNHEHHNHAHHNHSGHGHHEGGHDKHHGHSIGDFKKRFWISLALTIPISYLSMMIQMLFGYQVNFTGDTFLLFLLSTIVFFYGGKPFLLGAWSEIKERAPGMMLLITLAIVTAYVYSTLTAFFIEGSDFYFELATLIVIMLLGHWIEMKSIMGASKALEELIKLMPKEAHKLDASGNIVDVSVEDLKPGDHILVKPGEKIPLDGVIFEGHSTVDESMLTGESVPVEKTAGMKAIGGAINNDGVLKINVTKTGSDTYLAQVIQLVSDAEKTKSKAQGFADTAAKWLFYVAIVAGVITLAYWGVTGDFDFALERMVTVLIIACPHALGLATPLVTSRSTSIAAKNGLLIRNRTSFESAFRINRIVFDKTGTLTEGNFGVTDVHPTENVSEEELLKLAYSIETQSEHPIAKGIVKEGKKRNLDLYQVTNYQNLTGKGLVAKVNGFEIAIVSPGVLRENNISFDEETYEKLAQEGKTVVFVLKDNSLQGMIALADIIRESSYKVIKELKDLGIETVMMTGDNERVANYVGNKLGMTQVIAEVLPHEKSNNVKALKEGGKKVAMVGDGVNDAPALAEADLGIAIGAGTDVAIETADVVLVNSNPVDILSTLKLSKASHRKMVQNLGWAAGYNIVAIPLAAGVLYSVGLVITPAIGAAVMSLSTIMCAINAQLLQINNDK; this is translated from the coding sequence ATGGAGAAAAGCAATAAAGGTGAAAATAACCATAGCCAACATGATCAATATCATCACTCAAAACATACCCCTGAACATCATGAGCACAAAAGAAATGAAGGTCATACTGACCATGACCATGGTAATCATGAGCATCACAATCATGCACACCATAACCATAGTGGACACGGGCATCATGAAGGAGGGCATGATAAGCATCATGGTCACTCGATTGGAGATTTCAAAAAGCGGTTTTGGATTTCTTTAGCTCTAACCATCCCAATATCGTATTTATCGATGATGATACAAATGTTGTTTGGGTACCAAGTAAACTTCACGGGTGATACTTTCTTATTATTCTTATTATCTACAATTGTTTTCTTTTACGGAGGAAAACCATTCCTACTTGGTGCATGGAGTGAAATAAAAGAAAGAGCTCCAGGTATGATGTTATTAATTACATTAGCTATCGTCACAGCCTATGTTTATAGTACCTTAACTGCTTTCTTTATTGAAGGAAGCGACTTCTATTTCGAATTAGCAACTTTAATTGTTATTATGCTTTTAGGACATTGGATTGAAATGAAATCCATTATGGGAGCATCTAAGGCATTAGAAGAGCTAATTAAATTAATGCCAAAAGAGGCTCATAAACTTGATGCGTCTGGAAACATTGTAGATGTTTCTGTAGAAGACTTAAAACCAGGAGACCATATACTAGTAAAACCAGGAGAAAAAATTCCTTTAGACGGAGTTATTTTTGAAGGGCACTCAACAGTAGATGAATCGATGTTAACGGGAGAATCTGTTCCTGTTGAAAAAACTGCTGGAATGAAGGCGATTGGTGGAGCTATTAATAATGATGGTGTATTAAAAATAAATGTAACGAAAACGGGTAGCGACACCTATCTTGCACAGGTTATTCAATTAGTAAGTGATGCAGAAAAAACGAAGTCAAAAGCTCAAGGGTTTGCAGATACTGCTGCGAAGTGGCTATTTTATGTTGCAATCGTTGCGGGTGTTATTACGCTAGCCTATTGGGGGGTTACAGGTGATTTTGATTTTGCATTAGAAAGAATGGTTACGGTTTTAATTATCGCTTGTCCACATGCCCTTGGATTAGCTACGCCACTTGTTACATCTCGATCGACTTCGATTGCAGCAAAAAATGGCTTATTAATACGAAATCGTACATCATTTGAAAGTGCTTTTAGAATTAATCGTATTGTATTCGATAAAACAGGTACTTTAACAGAAGGGAATTTTGGAGTAACAGATGTTCATCCAACTGAAAATGTTAGTGAAGAAGAACTTTTAAAACTTGCGTATTCTATTGAAACACAGTCTGAACACCCAATAGCGAAGGGGATTGTAAAAGAAGGAAAAAAACGTAATTTAGATCTTTATCAAGTAACAAACTACCAAAATCTAACTGGTAAAGGACTTGTAGCAAAAGTAAACGGTTTTGAAATTGCAATAGTTAGTCCAGGTGTGTTAAGAGAAAATAATATTTCGTTTGATGAAGAGACGTATGAAAAACTTGCTCAAGAAGGAAAAACTGTTGTTTTTGTATTAAAAGATAACTCATTACAGGGCATGATTGCATTAGCTGATATTATTAGAGAGTCATCTTATAAAGTTATAAAAGAATTAAAAGATTTAGGAATTGAAACGGTTATGATGACAGGCGATAACGAGCGAGTAGCAAATTATGTTGGTAACAAGCTTGGTATGACCCAAGTCATCGCTGAAGTATTACCACATGAAAAATCTAATAATGTAAAAGCATTAAAAGAAGGTGGAAAGAAAGTAGCGATGGTTGGTGATGGAGTAAATGATGCACCAGCATTAGCAGAAGCAGACTTAGGAATTGCTATTGGGGCTGGAACAGATGTTGCAATTGAAACGGCAGATGTTGTCTTAGTAAATAGTAATCCAGTGGATATTTTAAGTACTTTAAAACTTTCAAAAGCTAGTCACCGAAAAATGGTTCAAAACCTAGGTTGGGCTGCTGGCTATAACATTGTTGCAATTCCTCTTGCAGCGGGAGTTCTCTATAGCGTTGGTCTTGTCATAACACCGGCAATTGGAGCAGCAGTTATGTCGTTGAGTACTATTATGTGTGCGATCAATGCACAGCTTTTACAAATTAATAATGATAAGTAA
- a CDS encoding metal-sensitive transcriptional regulator has protein sequence MEPELIEISSKDENGCSDSNVRKSHHSDKAKKNLVSRLNRIEGQVRGIKGLIERDTYCDDVITQISATQAALNSVAKILLEAHMKECVVDRIQEGDLEVLDEVLVTIQKLMKK, from the coding sequence ATGGAACCTGAATTAATTGAAATTAGCTCCAAAGATGAGAATGGTTGTTCTGATTCGAATGTACGGAAAAGTCACCACTCTGATAAAGCTAAAAAAAATCTAGTTTCCCGTTTAAATCGAATTGAAGGTCAAGTTCGAGGGATAAAGGGTTTAATTGAGAGAGATACTTATTGTGATGATGTAATTACTCAGATCTCGGCAACTCAAGCTGCTCTGAATAGTGTTGCTAAAATTCTTCTCGAAGCTCATATGAAAGAATGTGTAGTGGATCGTATTCAAGAAGGGGATTTAGAAGTACTAGATGAAGTGCTTGTCACGATACAAAAATTAATGAAAAAGTAA
- the copZ gene encoding copper chaperone CopZ codes for MENVTLNVKGMSCGHCVKSVEGSVGALEGVDQVKVDLQAGQVNLAFNSDKVTLDKIKEVIDEQGYDVV; via the coding sequence ATGGAAAATGTAACTTTAAATGTAAAAGGGATGTCTTGTGGGCATTGTGTGAAGTCAGTTGAAGGTAGTGTGGGTGCTTTAGAAGGTGTTGACCAAGTGAAAGTGGATTTACAAGCTGGTCAAGTAAACTTAGCTTTTAATAGCGATAAAGTAACATTGGATAAAATTAAAGAAGTAATAGACGAACAAGGATATGATGTTGTTTAA